Within Sorangiineae bacterium MSr11367, the genomic segment CAAAAGGGTCGCTCGTACGAAAAAACCCGCGCGGGCGTCACGCTCGTGGTGCGTGGAGGCCGAATTCGACCGATCTCTGTCCTGGTGATCCATGTATTTTGCAACCTCGCCATGTGACTGCGAATGGGCGGCACCGAGCAATGCCTCGAATCCATCGACCCGCTGCCCTGCGCGGTTGTCACAAAATGGGCGGGGGAGGCCGCGAAGATCTACTATTCTCGCGCCCGGTGCTGAAGCCGGGAGACACGTTCGAGCGTTACACGATCGAGGCCCAACTCGGGGAGGGAGGGATGGGCTGCGTCTACCGCGCCCACGACACGCGGCTGCAGAGGCGCGTGGCCCTCAAGGTCATCTCCGAAGAGCAGCGCGATGGGCAGGTTGACGCCGAGGCCAACGCTCGCCTCCTCCGCGAGGCCCGCGTTGCGGCGGCACTCGATCATCCCAACGTCGTCTCCATCTTCGACGTCGGCGAGTACGAGGGGACGCCGTTCATCGTCATGGAGCTCGTCTCGGGTCGGACACTGCGCGACGCCGTTGGCGATGATTCCATCCCACGGGCGACGTGCGTCGCGCAGCTCGCCGACGTGGCCCGGGCGCTCGGTGTGGCGCACGAGCGAGGACTCGTCCACCGCGACATCAAGCCCGAGAACGTGATGATTCGGCAGGACGGGGTGGTGAAGGTCGTCGACTTCGGCATCGCCCGTCGCCAGCGCGGCAGCGATCCCCACGACGAAACCGAGACGCCCGCCATTCCGACGCTCACCATCGAGGGCGTCAAGCTGGGAACCCCTGTCTACATGGCTCCCGAGCAAATCCGCGGCGACGCGCTCGACGGTCGCACCGACCAGTTCGCGTGGGGCGTCGTCGCATACGAACGGCTCGCGGGGCGGCTTCCTTGGCGCGGATCGAATGATGCGATTGCCGTCATGGCGTCGGTGCTCACGGATCGCGTCGACCGCGCCCCACTCGATCAGGCCGCGGTGCCGCGGGCCATCCAGGACGTGATCCTCCGCGCCCTCGAGAAGCGCCCCGAGGACCGCTTCTCCTCCATGCACGAGGTGGTGCAGGCGCTCGATGCCGCCGTTCGCGAAGGCAGCGAGCGCGGAGCGGCGAATCGCCCGCAAACCCGTAAGCTGCCGCAGAGCGCGACCGATGCGCAGCGTTTCTCGACGGCCGAGGTCCGCGATGTGCTCGCCCAGGCCATCGAGCAGCAAGCCGAGCGCCAGGGGGCGACCAAGCTTGGCTTCGAGGAGCTCCTCGCCGTCGCGGCCGAAGTGGGTATCGACCCCGATTCCCTGCGGGAGGCCAGCCGCGCACTGCGAGCCGGCAAGCAGGAGCCGAGCGCCGCGGACCGCGATTTCGTGAGGCGGCGCGATGTCTGGATCCGCCAACAGCGCCTGAACCTCTATCGCCATGCGGGGGTCTACGGGATCGTCAACGCGGGCATCCTGGTCCTCGGCCTGGTTCTCCTGAGCTTCACCCCATGGTGGATCTGGTTCTTGCCCCTGCTTGGCTGGGGCATCGGCCTGGCCATTCACGCACTCGTCGCGCTGACATCGAGCGAGGAAGACTTCAGGGAGCACGAAGCGGGGATGACGTGGTGGCACGAGCACCAGCGGCGCCGGCGCGACGATCTCATGGCACGCAGAGCTCCCCGCGAGGCGGCGCGGATCGAGGCTTCTGCAAGGGGAGCGAGATTCGAGCGGTCACCGGCAAGGGTGCGCGTTGCACGGGTCAACACCGGCCGCGAGCGAGATGCCGAAGAGGCCGAGGAGGAGGCCGAGGCCATCGAGGAGGCGCGCCAGGGGGAGCAAAGGCGAAGGTAAGTTGGTCTCGTCGTCATTCCCAGGGAAATTTCCCTGTTTTCACATAGCGCGCGATATTTTGCAGATTGCTCGTATCGGAAAACACGGCACGATTGGTGGCGAGCGCCTGCGGCTTGGACGCGATCAAGATATCGCTCAAGCTGTTCATGTACGTTTTGTAGCGGTCAATGCTTTGCTTGGATAGCCGCCTCAGACGTAATAGGTACTTCCGCAGGAGATTGTCGCTATTGGCTTCACAGGCATCGACCAGCCCCCACTCCAGGGCCTGTTTGGCGGAGATAGGTTGAGTCATCAGGGTCATATGGTGAGCCTTGGAAAGGCCCACGCGGCGAATCAAGAACGGCAGTACACAGGCCGGAATCAGGCCGAAGAGCAGTTCGGACAGGCTGAATACCGCTTTATCGTCGGCCAGCACCACATCACAGGCGGCGACGAAGCCAACCCCACCGGCATTGGCCTTGCCGCGCACGTGAGCAATTGTCAAATAGGGGCCTCTGGCCAACTGCAACCAGAGATCATAAATAGGCTCCGGATCTTTTTGCGCCTGGTGCGATGTGCTCTCGAGGTCTGCTTGAATCTGCTGGAAGTCCGCCCCAAAACAGAAAACCTCCGGTAAACCTTCCAGGATCACGATCTTGGCGTTCTCCCTGCACAGCTCGAGTACCTGCCCGCATTCCTCGACGAGTCGATCGTTGATGGTATTGTTTGCCTCCGGGCGATGGAACTGGAGGTAGCAAATATCCTCTTCGAATCTGACGCGGAGTGTTTCGTAATCTGTCGTTGCCCGGTTCAAGATAGCCATTGATACTCCCGGTGGTATTCTTTGATCCTGGTCAAAAACAGAGTTTCTTTGCGGTGCGTGCTGACTGCCTGAGGGATAAAGCTCATATCCAGGGTCGCGTTGCGCGTACCAAATCTCACGACGCGGCTGCCGATCAGTAGATTGTCGTATTCTTCCATCGACAACTCATGGCGCCGGTCGAGTTGATCATGGATCCTAAAGCGTTGCAGACGCTCCTGCCCCTCCCTGGTGACGATACCGCTAAAAAATTCCGAGCAGCAACCGGAACCATAGGAAAAGCAGCCGATTCGCTGCGCTTGCGCAAAATCACCATTGTCGATGGTGCTTGCCACGGACAACATGGTGGTCGCCCCCATGATGTTGCCGACTCGCTGGCAGTATTTGAGGCCCGGAGTCACACGTCGCTTGAAGTCCTCTTCAATGTGTTCCGATGGCGCCTTCGCCAACGTGCGCATCAAATTGCGATGCGCTCCTTTGATCATGCCGCCAAACGGCGTGTGAAACGCCAGATAATTGAAGCTTTTTGCGTAGTCCGCGCCGTCGACGCGCTTTTGATACTCCAGGAAAGCATTCTCACAGCAATCCAGATAGGAAAGCAGCGACAAATCGGCATTCCCGGCTTCGCTGTCCGGTGCCGGTCGACAGGCGTCCATCACCTCGTAACCATAGTAGCCGTTCGCCCCTACATCGACTTGAAACACGTGGGGCGTTTCACTGACCAACATGGCCACCGCGCCGGCACCGCCGCTGGGCTCGGCGAAAGACCAGTCTTGTGTGAGCGATTCGCCCCCCTCCTCCATGATGAAACGGGAAATATCGGTGGCGATCACCAAGACTTTGGCGCCCGGTGATACCTGGGAAAGAATGAAACTAATGGCCATCTGCAAACCGGCCACGCCGGAGTAGCAGGCGTTTTTGAGCTCGAACAGCCGGCAATTGCGACTCAGTCGCAAGTAGTGATGAAAATAGGTACTCATCGACTTGCCGAAATCGAACGCCGATTCCGTGCACGTGATGACCATTTCAATCCTACCTCGCTCCTCGTCGCTGAGCGCGT encodes:
- a CDS encoding protein kinase produces the protein MLKPGDTFERYTIEAQLGEGGMGCVYRAHDTRLQRRVALKVISEEQRDGQVDAEANARLLREARVAAALDHPNVVSIFDVGEYEGTPFIVMELVSGRTLRDAVGDDSIPRATCVAQLADVARALGVAHERGLVHRDIKPENVMIRQDGVVKVVDFGIARRQRGSDPHDETETPAIPTLTIEGVKLGTPVYMAPEQIRGDALDGRTDQFAWGVVAYERLAGRLPWRGSNDAIAVMASVLTDRVDRAPLDQAAVPRAIQDVILRALEKRPEDRFSSMHEVVQALDAAVREGSERGAANRPQTRKLPQSATDAQRFSTAEVRDVLAQAIEQQAERQGATKLGFEELLAVAAEVGIDPDSLREASRALRAGKQEPSAADRDFVRRRDVWIRQQRLNLYRHAGVYGIVNAGILVLGLVLLSFTPWWIWFLPLLGWGIGLAIHALVALTSSEEDFREHEAGMTWWHEHQRRRRDDLMARRAPREAARIEASARGARFERSPARVRVARVNTGRERDAEEAEEEAEAIEEARQGEQRRR
- a CDS encoding enoyl-CoA hydratase/isomerase — encoded protein: MAILNRATTDYETLRVRFEEDICYLQFHRPEANNTINDRLVEECGQVLELCRENAKIVILEGLPEVFCFGADFQQIQADLESTSHQAQKDPEPIYDLWLQLARGPYLTIAHVRGKANAGGVGFVAACDVVLADDKAVFSLSELLFGLIPACVLPFLIRRVGLSKAHHMTLMTQPISAKQALEWGLVDACEANSDNLLRKYLLRLRRLSKQSIDRYKTYMNSLSDILIASKPQALATNRAVFSDTSNLQNIARYVKTGKFPWE
- a CDS encoding hydroxymethylglutaryl-CoA synthase family protein, which produces MTAVGIEAMNVFAGTAYLDVRKLAEHRNLDTTRFQNLLMVEKTVALPYEDPVTFGVNAAKPIIDALSDEERGRIEMVITCTESAFDFGKSMSTYFHHYLRLSRNCRLFELKNACYSGVAGLQMAISFILSQVSPGAKVLVIATDISRFIMEEGGESLTQDWSFAEPSGGAGAVAMLVSETPHVFQVDVGANGYYGYEVMDACRPAPDSEAGNADLSLLSYLDCCENAFLEYQKRVDGADYAKSFNYLAFHTPFGGMIKGAHRNLMRTLAKAPSEHIEEDFKRRVTPGLKYCQRVGNIMGATTMLSVASTIDNGDFAQAQRIGCFSYGSGCCSEFFSGIVTREGQERLQRFRIHDQLDRRHELSMEEYDNLLIGSRVVRFGTRNATLDMSFIPQAVSTHRKETLFLTRIKEYHREYQWLS